From the genome of Streptomyces sp. NBC_01317, one region includes:
- a CDS encoding NAD-dependent epimerase/dehydratase family protein, which translates to MSVTKVFLTGGSGYVGRPTVAALLRHGFTVTALARSEHSARTLSDLGAEPVRGTLTDTAVLREAASRADGVIHLGSDVGPGGDEVDRAAAEALLDGVGAGPYVHTGGAWVYGDTDGVIDEDAPQKPPAITAWRRANEDLVLARATTGGHPVLVMPGVVYGHGAGLIEMFYTAPARERGAAPVIGDGRNRWGVVHVDDIAELYALALGAPAGSAYMGVSEEAPTQADIAAAAAEAAGHPGRTESLTLEAGLERMGPIAEAFSLDQRMTSARARRDTGWQPRHVDDVLTEIARPTQA; encoded by the coding sequence GGCGGCTCCGGCTACGTCGGCCGGCCCACCGTCGCCGCACTGCTCCGGCACGGTTTCACCGTCACCGCGCTCGCCCGCAGCGAGCACTCCGCGCGGACTCTGTCCGACCTGGGGGCGGAACCGGTACGGGGCACCCTCACCGACACCGCCGTCCTGCGCGAGGCCGCGTCCCGCGCGGACGGCGTGATCCATCTGGGCTCCGACGTCGGCCCCGGCGGCGACGAGGTCGACCGCGCCGCCGCCGAGGCCCTCCTCGACGGGGTGGGCGCGGGACCGTACGTCCACACGGGCGGGGCCTGGGTGTACGGCGACACCGACGGGGTCATCGACGAGGACGCGCCCCAGAAGCCGCCGGCCATCACCGCGTGGCGCCGGGCCAACGAGGACCTGGTCCTGGCCCGCGCGACGACCGGGGGACACCCCGTGCTCGTGATGCCGGGCGTGGTCTACGGCCACGGTGCCGGACTCATCGAGATGTTCTACACCGCCCCGGCGCGCGAGCGCGGCGCGGCGCCGGTGATCGGCGACGGCCGCAACCGCTGGGGTGTGGTCCATGTCGACGACATCGCGGAGCTGTACGCGCTGGCGCTCGGCGCGCCCGCCGGGTCGGCGTACATGGGGGTCAGCGAGGAGGCACCGACCCAGGCCGACATCGCGGCGGCCGCCGCCGAGGCGGCGGGACACCCCGGCCGTACGGAATCCCTGACGCTGGAGGCGGGCCTGGAGCGGATGGGGCCGATCGCCGAGGCCTTCTCCCTGGACCAGCGCATGACCAGCGCCCGGGCCCGCAGGGACACCGGCTGGCAGCCGCGGCACGTGGACGACGTACTGACGGAGATCGCGCGGCCCACGCAGGCCTGA